The Nicotiana tomentosiformis chromosome 2, ASM39032v3, whole genome shotgun sequence genome includes the window tttttttttcctggggaggggaggggggaagGGTAGGGGGGAGGgtgtgcagaaaaacgaaaaaatagaaatttgaaattacaaaaaacaagtaaaaaaaaactatttttttgtgCGAGGTGGGAGCAATgggggtgggtggtgcagaaaaaagaaaaaatagaaatttaaaaattaaaaaaaaaaagtttaaaaaaaataaaaattcccaATGCGGAGGGGAGGTGggggtgcagaaaaacgaaaaaataaaaatttgaaattacaaaaaaaagtataaaaaaaacttttttttgtGCGGGGTCGGGGGCAGTGGGTGGTGGGGTGGGGGTGAGTAGGCATGGGGTGGGGTTAGATGGGTAGGTGTAGGGTGTGGGATGAGTTGGTGAGGGTGAAATAAGGTGGGGaaggttgagaaggagttttggaaaatgttttctcTTCTCTTAATAAGGAAAACATTTTTCTCAAATtagaggaaaatgagttcataaggaaaatgttttccaaaacatttaaaccaaccaaatatgggaaaattgaaaaatattttctttcgtaccaaacacaccctaaatcgTAAACTTTTCTCTATCACCTGATCCTCAAGCATAGTCATAGATTCATAGTGTAATTATCATTTGCGGGGATAGATTTCTGCTTTTCTTTTTCACCTTTTCTTGTTTGTTCTAGAGATAGTAGTGAATTTCTCTGATGTTTTGGTTTCCATTATTTAGCTTCTTAGTGTCGTCCTCATAAATTGTTTTGAGTGAAGTTGATAACTTCTTTTTTTCGTTTTTATGAAAAAGAAACTGAGACACCAAGAAAGCTCAAAATACTTCCATGGTCTTAAATCTTAAATCCCACACTTCTACTGACCCACTTTGTAAAGGAACATCATATCAAAGAGCATCCTTAAAGTAATAAAATTAAAGTCTACTCacgcaaaaaaataataaaatatttaaggTCTTTAGTTTGAGAATAAGGCAAATGACTCATGTATGGTCTATCTTCTGTGCTCTATTAAATTTTTTTTACAAGATCCCTATCTATCAAAGTTATTATATGGTACAGCTACTTAATAATTATCTTCATTACCAAATATAATGAGGCACAAACTCGCAACCGCTCCTGAGGTAGAGAGATGTACTGAATTTTGTGCACAGGAAAGTTATACTGCAGAAAAAATTGTGCCTTTTCCATTTGAAAGCAGCACATAAGAATTCTTTGACAAATGAGCCTGCTTTTAAAGAAAGTATCCGTAGGCATAGCATCCCTGTCCTAGAAAAAGTCGAATGACACAGCTATCAATGCTCTACACGAACTACACCAACAAAGTACAACAATATCATTGTAAAGTATGCAGCCAGATTCAAGACCTTAGCAATTACCTGAGAAACCATTTGACATATCTGACAAGGCAAAAAGGGGAGAGGGAAGGGAAGAATACAGCCCCCCGGTATGCTAGTAAGTATTCTGAGGATTAGCTCTCCTCCTAAAATCTTGTCTGTAGTATGGAGTTTCATCAATTGTCCTCCTAACATAATCCAAGAAAGGCTGAGGTGTCCGAGGAGAATGTTCGATTACTACAGCAGGACTGCTCCGTTCAGGAGTTGCAGGTGCAGCTACCCTTGGCGTGCCAGGAGGAGCAGATGGTGGGGATCTCACAGGTTGGTCCAAGTAACAAATGAATAAAGTAGCTGTGAATATCATCAAAATGAAACACGCAGCTGCAGCAGACCATAAATTAAGATTAGCATATGTTGCTCTTCTCTCTTCGGGTTCATACCTAACATTAACTTCCATCCTCTGACCAGTGGCTGGGAGTGTAAAAATCAGTGTGTCTTTAATTTTCTCTGCTCTGCGAATTTTGACCTCGTACTGTGCACGGCTTCCTCCTTGCGAATCTTCCCCATATATTGGTCTGATAGCTAGCCGTTCCTGATCATGCCAGTAGATATTCACATCTGTGTTTCCTACGACAGTTAGGACACTCTTGTTATATTCTGGGGTTAGATTTAACTGCAATGAATCTCCTCCTGTTCCCAGAATGATGAAGCCTCCAACAAAAAGTGCTGAAGTAGATCCTGAGATATTCTGCTCTCCTATGAGCGATGCCTTTATGGTAACAGCTAAATCCTGTCTAGTGTCTCCTGACTTTGGAGTGGCAAGTACCAAATGTTCTGGAGAGTAAGGGAAGAAAAGGCAATACGAACTACCAGTATCAAGATCAACCCATGGCTTCACGTATCCAACATAAGGTGGATCAACCCGGCAATCAAACAAGAAAATTGCCCTGTTTTTAGCAGATTTATACTTGTGGCCATGAGCATCATTAAGTTTAACATGAAAGCTATATCCATTTGCTGGAAGCGGCACGTTTGTCAGCATCTCTCTTGGAGCATCAACAGACATCATCTCTGGCTGAGACACTGTAACTGTAGTTTGCAGTTTCATATTTGAACTCTCAAAGATAATTCGTGCAGAACCTTCCCCTATCGCCTTGGCATGTCCAGATAGCTGGTCCACAGACACAATGCTTGTATTACTACTAAACCACTGACCAGATACCTGATCATTTAGACCTTCTATGCTGAAGTTAAGACCACTCCCTAGGTGAAAGGTTGGATTCTGAGGATGCAAATGAGCACCAACAAGAATCACCACATAATCAGACTTCTCCAGGTCATTGGCAAAACCTACTCGCACAAGAGCTCTACCATGACTGATTGCTCTGAGATGGACATTTCCATTGCCATCAACTGCATCCTCAACAGAGATGACATCACGGTAGTTAGTTTCAACTCCAAAAAGAAATACATCATGAGCCTCATGGAAAGGATTCCCAAGCACATCATAATATTTGATCGGAACATCAATTTCAGCACCTATCGCTAATGTGTGAACCAGCAACTTTTCTTCCGTGAAACGTACTTGAGTCACTTCAGCGACCTTCACACAAGATGCTATCTCAACTCTTCCATTTGACCTATCTTTTGCTTGAATACATGCAAGATTGCCACTCTCTTTTGTTCTTATTCTGCTCCCATCAATGAGTATAGGATCATCTTCCTCCCTTTCACCCTTTCTTCTACAGCCTCCCAGTATAGAATAAGTAACCTTACCCATACTTGCATCCCCTTTACTGAAAGTTTTAGAAGCTGAAGGCAAAAGATCAGACGTGGTATAATGTGGAGGGAGAATCCAAGTAATTTGTGACCCGAGAGCAAGGGGGAGCTCAGGCACTACCGACAAGGAAATAGATGCAGTATATAATCTTGACTGTGAAAAAGATTTACGAGCAACAAAATCACAGGAGAAAGAAACTGTAACATCTGTCTGCCCCGAAGATCTTCCATGCAATACTTGAATAAAACCAAGGTCTTTATCACCCACATATCCTGCCAGCCCATTGCCTTTTTCAATGGACAAGAGCATTCCATTCTTTCCACCATGTAAGTCGCCTGCTGCTTGGAAACTCAATACCTCTTCATCATTTATAGTCCACTTATAATTTCTGCAAAGTTCATAAAATGAAAATAAATTTCCCTCAGACAGGGAGGGAAATATTGGTATTAGACGGCCAACAGCTAGCTGCTCACTTTGAACATTTAACATAGCTGAAGAAGGAACACCTACTTTAACTTCACCATATGCCTGACAAATAAAGATATCTCCATTCCTGTATATCTTGGCAGCTATGGTACTGTTTCCTGGTGATGTTGCAGAAACTCGTCCTGTGGCTGTATGGACCTTAGCAACCTCATTATCCATACTGACGAACTTGATATATGCACCAGTTTTTGGGCCTCCTTTCACAGTAAGCACGTAAGAAGCACCTGGTACAAGGAAAATATCACTAGGCTGAATTCTAGGTGGTGCATAGACTTCTACCTTAATTGGCTGACTCAGTATCTCATGGCCAGTATGTTGTCTAGCGCTGACATACAGTGTGGTGACCCCAAGGCGCATTGCCCTTATTCTGAAGTTAGGCACAATCACATATCCATCATCACAACAGGAAAGATCATCTTCATTGACAAGTTCAACTATATGATCCTCAATATGAACATGAATATTCATGTAAACATACTGCGAAGAATCAAAAGTGTTCCCATCATTTACTCCAGCAAGAAAATTGATTGATAGTGAACTCCCTTCCATAATGATCAGTTCTTCTCCAGATGTAATCTTAATCCAGTCCACATCTGCAACTTGAACCACAGAGAAAGCGGAAAGAGGTGGGGCAAGCCCAACATCTCGAACCGTTACAAGTGCAGTTCCCAACTTCTTAGGAGCCAGTAGTAATTGTACACACTGTAAACCTAGAGCAGGCTGAGTTATTTCCATAACTTGCGTATCATTTACTGCAGCATCAATGAAACAACTTCCTCCAGCAATTGACAGATTCAACTTGGCATCATAATTGAGATACAACAAGCTGAATTCTGGATAGACCCTTAAGGATGAAACAAGTTGCAAGCGTATAGCATCTGTCAGATCATTCTCAGGGCCTGGAATGTGTTTAAGAGAATGACGATGGCTACCCAAATCAACAGGTCCAATAACTGTTGCTCGTACAACACATAGTCCAGTTGCATTTGCCAAGACCAAGTACCTCTCCCAATTTGATAACATTGCTAAGTTGTGGATATCATCCCAAAATGCCAGATCATCACAATCTTTAAGCTCCCACTTCAAAGGAAGAGAAGATGAGTTTCCAAACGCTATTCCAGACTCACTAATGCCAACTGCTGATAGTCGAACTGTGCGCCCATTTGCTATTGTGATTGGGGTCGTACGAATCCTTCCACTGCCACGGTCAGCCTGAGCTGCAGACTGGATCACTTTAACGGAATTAACAGTTTCATCGGCTATTAATGCTATAGAGGCTGGGAAACCACATGTGAGTGATAATTGCACTTCAGATACAGCAGGCAAAGGATGACCCTCTCCAATTAAATTCCCACGTTTCATAAGAAGCCTAAAGCTTCCAACATCTTGGCACTTGATTCTGTAGGTGCTCCCATAGCTGGTAAATTCTTGATTAACTAGAAGCCCATCTTGAACCCTGAGATTGTGTTCATCCAAACTCTCCACGGATTCAACAAATTCAACTCCCTGGTCCCATCGATTAGGTCCTCCACGAAGCATCACATCAAAATATGTTCCAGGGGCAAGATATAGATGCTCCATATTGTCCAAGTGATTATCAGCTTCAGCCTGAACTAAATTAAACGAGTAACCACCAAACTGGTTTCCATCACTAGCCGGGTGCACAATGAGTGGTATAAAAGCTGCAATACGCGAGGTTGCTTGCAGAACAACAGAACCGCCAGTATAGCGATCATACTGTTGAAATTCTTTTGACAATGTTGCATGTAGCATCGTCTGACCAGAATTAGAAGCATAGACATAAGTCCATGCACATGTAGGACCATATTTCTCTGTACCAATTGGAAGAATTTCTTGCTTTTCAGAGATAAAGGTCTCACCAGCATCCACAATAAGGAAAGTGTCACTGCCAGTTTTCCACTTAATGGATGAGCTAAAAGCATCACATTTGTAGAATAAGTCACCATCCAATGTTTTAAATGTCACAGCTGCTCGAAGATATGAACCTACAGGAGTCTCCACTGGAAAATTAGGCAGTACTATCATTAAAGAAGGCAAACTCACTTCAACAACTATCTCATCATAATTAAGAGAATCAAAAACTGAGACTGCCTTTATAGTCACTTTTCCAGGTCTTTTTGCCTGGACAACCCCAGAAGCAGATACGGACACAATAGACATATCAGAACAGAACCATCTGTAGTCATCAGACACCATTGCACAGCCCCCAGTAACCTTTAGCTCCAACTCCTGAAAAACACCAGGGGCCCAAGGAAGAGTAATACTGTCGGAGACACCTTCCATGCTGAACTTCACCTGGTCACAAACCATAACTTCTTGAACAACCTTGAGAACTTCCTTTGTTTCTTCGTGCCCAGCGCTATATGTGAGAGTCGCAGTCAATTTTCCCAGACCACACGAAAGAGCTTTTAGGATTCTGGATACCCCTTTCTCTCCAATGCGATTGGATGAGGGAATAATACTCCAGATTTCTGATGAGTCATCATGCAACTTAACGTCATCATTTTCTGAAATATAAACTTCTTGAGCCCATGTTCCTTTCGAGAAAATCCTTACTTGGATGAGATATTCCCGACCAAAAACTACATACCAGCGTGCCACGGAGGGTATTGGTTCAATTCCCTTTACATGATCACCCGAAAGAGATAGAGGTAACATATACAATGACAAGGAATCTGGTAGGACAACATGGAAAGAAGACACTTGTGTATGGCCAACCACCCTAGTATCTTCAACAGTTACTGTTGTTATACCCAAGTTCAAAGCCTTGGCAGTACCCACCATCCTGTCTACCTGAGCAACTGAGGAGTTTGAAACAGACCATCGGTGAAAGGCTGATGGCAGAGTTACAAGTTGTGGAGTATTCCCACGGATAACTTTAAGACTATAATGAACAATAGCACCAACAAGGACACAAACCGGCGAAGGAGGTTCCAGAGATATGGCTTCTGCCACAGTTAGGACAATTTTATCTTCCATATATCTAACTGATGGTTCATCCAAATGAACAGACACTATTTCATGGCCTATTTCCGTGCCCTTTACCACATAAAGATCAGAAAACACGCCGCTATTTTCAAGCTTTATTTGGATATCAAGGTCACCACATAATCCGCCACAATCACTCAATGGAGAGTCCTTCAAAGGGATATGGGTCAGGTGATGAGGCAATCCATCAGTTTCAGGCATTAGGTGCCACATGAATTGTATGCCCACCAAAGACGAGAAAACATTCTCTGAAAATTCAGCAAATACATATTTAGCAATCGGAGCTATTACCactacaaagaaaaaataaaatggtAATAATGCTCATATGGAGATTTATTGCAAAATAAGATATAATTTTTAGTTAATATGCATCAAACAGACAAACTTTTGGGGGAGAAACTTGTACATTTGCTACCTACAGGGATGTTCTGTAACTAATGTGTTACCCTTTTCTCCTTCTATGAGCTTTTGGTTGCTTTATAGTACTAGATGTGTCTGTAGCACATCTTTAAACCCTTGTTTTTTTATAGGTTTGGGTATTTGACTGATCTGCCCACCAGATAAAAGAAGGAGAAAAGGGTAACACATTAGTTACAGAACATCTTAGGATTTAGTTGGCAAAAGTAGGACTCATTGATCCTTACGAATTTTATAATGACAAGAAGAATAGGATTTATAGGTGATTTTCCATTTCATATGGTACAGAAAGAAATATGTACGTTGTCATACATATCATATACCTcttttatgaaaatataaaacataTAATTTAGTTCTGTAATATTAGTTTTTCTTTTGTACTTCTAAATTTTTTGGAGATAATCAGGATACGCATAGCCTACACCTCATCTCGTGTCTTTGCCTTTTAGAATTTAGGAACACATCAAACAAAAAAGAAACAAGCCTTTCAAAGCAGGAAAGATTACGAGTTACTTTTAGACAAAAAGAAAGCTGAGACGAATAAAGTGAAACCACACAATTGATGACAGATATTAAACCATATTTTTGGCTCAATATATGATTCCAGTATAAATTTGAAGATCAATTACTAATAAAAACACATGAAAAGATCCCAGCCTAATGTAGCAAAAACACATGTTCAGTTGAAGAGTCTGAGAGAGTATTTCCAGAAATATCTAAGCTTATCAAAGCAGTAGAGAAAACACTAAATACTGCTATATGTTGGGAAGAGATAGCACAGTACAAGTGCACTTTTAAATGATGGCTTAGAAGAATAAGACAAAAGAATATATAGTCTAGTAAGCTAGAAAATGACTGCCGTCTCTTGTTTCAAATGCTAATTAAAATTATGAAATCTTGCACCCTTTTATTCATAGGCTATCAAACGATTGTCATTATTTCCAAAAAAATTAAGTAATACGATTAAAACTAATcgaaaataactattaaagtagcAAAGTACCTTCACTATCAAAGGCACGGACACGTAAAGTAGCAAGGCCATCAAGGTCGAGTTTGACGGAACTATGGAAAATCTGGATCCTAGAGAAGTTGTCAACATAAACTTTGCATCGAATCACAGCTCCAGTATGCACATCTGTCGCATAGACAGCAGTCTCCTTTCGACCACTATAAGGGGCAATTGATTTTAAGCGGGCACTTGTAGAGCACTGGCTACTTACATTGTACTCAGGCAGCACAGCTAAAATATCATGATGATCCCATGTCCTACACGCAAAAACCAGACATACAGAAAGCAGAGAGAAAAATATTAGTACAAATCCATAACTGTTTCTAAATAATGAAAAGTTACTTAAATGTTGTACCAATGTCAACTTCTTGCAACTTAAGATGTCATAACATCCGTTGTAAATAGAAAACTAGGTGAGCATGACTTAAAAGTGTTTTAACAAACTTATAATGGCATAAGATTTGTTCTATGATACATAGAACATAAAATAACGAAAAAAAATTGTACTCTAGCCTCAAATTTCAGGTCTTATTCTGAGGAACTAGATTTCTTGCTTTTGCATCTAATACTCTTccttaataataataaagaaaacaCATGACAACATAAGTTAATCTTGATATCCTCTATATCCATAAACTAATGAAACTTCATTTATAATGGCTCTTCAAACACACAATAACATGCTAGTAATAACCTATAAAGAAATAAGAATCACCCATTACCAAAACCTCAGCTCTCAAAGGAAGCTAAGACAAGACAATGACCAATAACAGATGAAAAAATCCAGCATAAACTTCAAGAATTAAGCAGAGAATATAGCTAAGAGACTGCCTACGTAGCTTAATAGTTAATTGAAATCTATCATCTACACTCACAAAGCTAATGCACCAAACAGAAATGAATGTTGGGAAATAGGGACATACCATTTGAAGCAACCATCACTACCTTGAAGTCTATA containing:
- the LOC104092260 gene encoding nuclear pore complex protein GP210, giving the protein MLLHCLSLLLLLLPLATPFPATGPHIADVNILLPPKMTHPVEYRLQGSDGCFKWTWDHHDILAVLPEYNVSSQCSTSARLKSIAPYSGRKETAVYATDVHTGAVIRCKVYVDNFSRIQIFHSSVKLDLDGLATLRVRAFDSEENVFSSLVGIQFMWHLMPETDGLPHHLTHIPLKDSPLSDCGGLCGDLDIQIKLENSGVFSDLYVVKGTEIGHEIVSVHLDEPSVRYMEDKIVLTVAEAISLEPPSPVCVLVGAIVHYSLKVIRGNTPQLVTLPSAFHRWSVSNSSVAQVDRMVGTAKALNLGITTVTVEDTRVVGHTQVSSFHVVLPDSLSLYMLPLSLSGDHVKGIEPIPSVARWYVVFGREYLIQVRIFSKGTWAQEVYISENDDVKLHDDSSEIWSIIPSSNRIGEKGVSRILKALSCGLGKLTATLTYSAGHEETKEVLKVVQEVMVCDQVKFSMEGVSDSITLPWAPGVFQELELKVTGGCAMVSDDYRWFCSDMSIVSVSASGVVQAKRPGKVTIKAVSVFDSLNYDEIVVEVSLPSLMIVLPNFPVETPVGSYLRAAVTFKTLDGDLFYKCDAFSSSIKWKTGSDTFLIVDAGETFISEKQEILPIGTEKYGPTCAWTYVYASNSGQTMLHATLSKEFQQYDRYTGGSVVLQATSRIAAFIPLIVHPASDGNQFGGYSFNLVQAEADNHLDNMEHLYLAPGTYFDVMLRGGPNRWDQGVEFVESVESLDEHNLRVQDGLLVNQEFTSYGSTYRIKCQDVGSFRLLMKRGNLIGEGHPLPAVSEVQLSLTCGFPASIALIADETVNSVKVIQSAAQADRGSGRIRTTPITIANGRTVRLSAVGISESGIAFGNSSSLPLKWELKDCDDLAFWDDIHNLAMLSNWERYLVLANATGLCVVRATVIGPVDLGSHRHSLKHIPGPENDLTDAIRLQLVSSLRVYPEFSLLYLNYDAKLNLSIAGGSCFIDAAVNDTQVMEITQPALGLQCVQLLLAPKKLGTALVTVRDVGLAPPLSAFSVVQVADVDWIKITSGEELIIMEGSSLSINFLAGVNDGNTFDSSQYVYMNIHVHIEDHIVELVNEDDLSCCDDGYVIVPNFRIRAMRLGVTTLYVSARQHTGHEILSQPIKVEVYAPPRIQPSDIFLVPGASYVLTVKGGPKTGAYIKFVSMDNEVAKVHTATGRVSATSPGNSTIAAKIYRNGDIFICQAYGEVKVGVPSSAMLNVQSEQLAVGRLIPIFPSLSEGNLFSFYELCRNYKWTINDEEVLSFQAAGDLHGGKNGMLLSIEKGNGLAGYVGDKDLGFIQVLHGRSSGQTDVTVSFSCDFVARKSFSQSRLYTASISLSVVPELPLALGSQITWILPPHYTTSDLLPSASKTFSKGDASMGKVTYSILGGCRRKGEREEDDPILIDGSRIRTKESGNLACIQAKDRSNGRVEIASCVKVAEVTQVRFTEEKLLVHTLAIGAEIDVPIKYYDVLGNPFHEAHDVFLFGVETNYRDVISVEDAVDGNGNVHLRAISHGRALVRVGFANDLEKSDYVVILVGAHLHPQNPTFHLGSGLNFSIEGLNDQVSGQWFSSNTSIVSVDQLSGHAKAIGEGSARIIFESSNMKLQTTVTVSQPEMMSVDAPREMLTNVPLPANGYSFHVKLNDAHGHKYKSAKNRAIFLFDCRVDPPYVGYVKPWVDLDTGSSYCLFFPYSPEHLVLATPKSGDTRQDLAVTIKASLIGEQNISGSTSALFVGGFIILGTGGDSLQLNLTPEYNKSVLTVVGNTDVNIYWHDQERLAIRPIYGEDSQGGSRAQYEVKIRRAEKIKDTLIFTLPATGQRMEVNVRYEPEERRATYANLNLWSAAAACFILMIFTATLFICYLDQPVRSPPSAPPGTPRVAAPATPERSSPAVVIEHSPRTPQPFLDYVRRTIDETPYYRQDFRRRANPQNTY